The following coding sequences are from one Novosphingobium sp. Gsoil 351 window:
- a CDS encoding error-prone DNA polymerase: protein MPENDLLIPRRTIELDPDTVTEPERAPFVELGLLSCFSFLRGASQPPDLVLAARTLGYDAIGIADANSMAGVVRVHTEAKKVKLRPVIGCRIETVEGLTFLAYPTDRDAYGRLCRLISAGRMGTLDGEWQAKGACDISLAMLADHAQGVQLILLPPQDLDREFTITVTVPSNVICFPSPGSHEDTKTRSEAASDGADTFVSSCEEKFAFGDVLPHLTSQLPTLRHLAASYLYSGDDIARIDRLDALASENGLGLLATNDVHYAAPDCRPLQDVMTAIRLKTTIAAAGLKLNPNAERHLRSPKKMVALFTRWPHAIAAARAVADACDFKLSELKYEYPQETYPDGMTAQQWLEHRVGEGVKWRYPDGPPSKVTQALQYELDIIQRLDLARYFLTIQDIVEYARSREPPILCQGRGSAANSAVCFCLGITSVDPAHNELLFDRFISTERGSEPPDIDVDFEHERREEVIQHIYERYGRDKAGLCATVIHYRPRMAIREVGKAMGLTEDVTSALARTVWGGHGREIDPEHVRKETGLDLTDPYLKRVLALTRQMIDMPRHLSQHVGGFILTDKPLLETVPIGNGAMADRSFIEWDKDDIDDLGILKVDVLALGMLTCIRKSFKLIEDHHGEAYDLATVPAERPEVYDMLCEGDSVGVFQVESRAQMNMLPRLRPRIFYDLVVQVAIVRPGPIQGDMVHPYLKHRRRMRENPGTEFHLPSPAPEHGRSDELSSILRRTYGVPIFQEQAMKIAIDAAKFSPEEANQLRKAMATFRSRGMMDLHQEKMVSRMIARGYDPEFAERCFNQIKGFGEYGFPESHAASFALLVYVSSWLKCHYPAAFAAALLNSQPMGFYAPAQIVRDAEEHGVVVLPVDVNHSTWDCTLEPVEEVALSRPRFHPGRDRWRWDKGWALRLGLRQVDGFPESLAATLVQVRDMNGPFADVIALCDRAGLPAAQIERLAAADCFSSLQLRRRQALWDARTLVSAPELPLFAAAREREEGAERVITNLPAMPLSEEVVADYQTHRLSLKAHPLSFLRASLAERDFVPAAELRTRKFRSAVQVAGVVLIRQRPGSAKGVCFITLEDETGIVNLVIWPDAMEKYRKVIMGSRLMEVRGRVEYDDEVIHVIAAHLVDATSSLLALSDDLLTTTIARADHCNNPLPSKFAPTPNLPGERWTPPAPGNRDCGFQHGHPRDVRVIPKMLPPSRDFH from the coding sequence ATGCCCGAAAACGATCTGCTCATTCCCCGGCGGACGATCGAGCTCGATCCGGACACGGTAACCGAACCCGAGCGCGCGCCCTTCGTCGAGCTTGGGCTGCTCAGCTGCTTTTCGTTCCTGCGCGGCGCCTCGCAGCCGCCCGACCTTGTGCTGGCCGCTCGGACGCTTGGCTACGACGCGATCGGCATCGCCGACGCCAATTCGATGGCCGGGGTGGTGCGCGTCCATACCGAAGCGAAGAAGGTCAAGCTGCGGCCGGTGATCGGCTGCCGGATCGAGACCGTCGAGGGCCTGACCTTCCTCGCCTATCCGACTGACCGCGACGCCTACGGCCGCCTGTGCCGCCTGATTTCCGCAGGGCGGATGGGAACGCTCGACGGCGAATGGCAGGCCAAGGGCGCGTGCGACATCTCGCTGGCGATGCTGGCAGATCATGCCCAGGGGGTGCAACTCATCCTGCTTCCGCCGCAAGACTTGGACCGTGAATTCACCATCACGGTCACGGTTCCGAGCAACGTCATTTGTTTTCCATCACCTGGTTCACACGAAGACACGAAGACACGAAGCGAGGCGGCGAGTGACGGTGCTGACACCTTCGTGTCTTCGTGTGAGGAAAAATTCGCCTTCGGCGATGTCTTGCCCCACCTCACGTCCCAGCTTCCCACGCTCCGCCACCTGGCCGCCAGCTATCTCTATAGCGGTGACGACATCGCCCGGATCGACCGGCTTGATGCCCTGGCCAGCGAGAACGGGCTGGGGCTGCTGGCTACGAACGACGTCCACTACGCCGCGCCCGACTGTCGTCCGCTTCAGGACGTGATGACCGCGATCCGGCTCAAGACCACGATCGCCGCGGCGGGGCTAAAGCTTAACCCCAATGCCGAGCGGCACCTGCGATCACCCAAGAAGATGGTCGCGCTGTTCACCCGCTGGCCCCACGCCATAGCGGCTGCGCGTGCGGTGGCCGACGCCTGCGACTTCAAGCTGAGCGAGCTGAAATATGAGTATCCGCAAGAGACCTATCCCGACGGCATGACCGCGCAGCAATGGCTTGAGCATCGGGTGGGGGAAGGGGTGAAATGGCGCTATCCCGATGGGCCACCGTCCAAGGTCACGCAAGCGCTGCAGTATGAGCTCGACATAATCCAGCGCCTCGATCTGGCGCGCTACTTCCTCACCATCCAGGACATCGTCGAATACGCGCGCAGCCGCGAGCCGCCGATCCTGTGTCAGGGGCGCGGCTCGGCGGCCAATTCGGCGGTGTGCTTCTGCCTTGGCATCACCTCGGTCGACCCAGCCCACAACGAACTGCTGTTCGACCGCTTCATTTCCACCGAGCGCGGCAGCGAACCGCCCGACATCGACGTCGACTTCGAGCACGAGCGGCGCGAGGAGGTGATTCAGCACATCTACGAGCGATACGGGCGCGACAAGGCCGGGCTGTGCGCCACTGTGATCCACTATCGCCCGCGCATGGCGATCCGCGAAGTCGGCAAGGCGATGGGGCTGACCGAGGACGTGACCTCGGCGCTGGCCCGCACCGTCTGGGGCGGCCACGGCCGCGAGATCGATCCCGAACATGTCCGCAAGGAAACCGGGCTCGACCTTACCGATCCCTATCTCAAGCGCGTGCTGGCCCTGACCCGCCAGATGATCGACATGCCCAGGCACCTCAGCCAGCATGTCGGCGGCTTCATCCTGACCGACAAACCACTGCTCGAGACCGTGCCGATCGGCAACGGCGCGATGGCGGATCGCAGCTTCATCGAGTGGGACAAGGACGACATCGACGACCTCGGTATCCTCAAGGTCGATGTCCTGGCGCTGGGTATGCTGACCTGCATCCGCAAGTCGTTCAAGCTGATCGAAGACCATCATGGCGAGGCTTACGATCTCGCCACCGTCCCGGCGGAGCGACCCGAAGTCTACGACATGCTGTGCGAGGGGGATTCGGTCGGCGTGTTCCAGGTGGAAAGCCGGGCGCAGATGAACATGCTGCCTCGGCTAAGGCCGCGCATTTTCTACGATCTGGTGGTGCAAGTGGCGATCGTCCGCCCCGGCCCGATCCAAGGGGATATGGTCCATCCCTACCTCAAGCATCGCAGAAGGATGCGGGAGAACCCCGGAACTGAGTTCCATCTTCCCAGCCCCGCGCCCGAGCACGGTCGGTCGGATGAACTCTCCTCGATCCTCAGGCGTACTTACGGGGTCCCGATCTTCCAGGAACAGGCGATGAAGATCGCCATCGATGCCGCCAAGTTCTCGCCGGAAGAGGCGAACCAGTTGCGCAAGGCGATGGCCACCTTCCGCTCACGCGGGATGATGGACCTGCACCAGGAAAAAATGGTCAGCCGCATGATCGCCCGCGGCTACGATCCTGAATTCGCCGAGCGCTGCTTCAACCAGATCAAGGGTTTCGGCGAATACGGCTTCCCGGAAAGCCACGCCGCCAGCTTCGCCCTGCTGGTCTACGTCTCCAGCTGGCTCAAGTGCCATTACCCGGCCGCGTTCGCCGCCGCGCTGCTCAATTCGCAGCCGATGGGGTTCTACGCCCCGGCGCAGATCGTCCGCGATGCCGAGGAGCATGGCGTGGTGGTCCTGCCGGTGGACGTCAATCATTCGACATGGGACTGCACGCTGGAGCCCGTCGAGGAGGTTGCGCTGTCGCGGCCGCGTTTTCACCCCGGGCGCGACCGGTGGCGATGGGACAAGGGCTGGGCCTTGCGCCTCGGCCTGCGGCAAGTGGACGGATTCCCTGAAAGTCTTGCTGCCACACTCGTGCAAGTGAGAGACATGAACGGGCCGTTCGCCGACGTGATCGCGCTGTGCGATCGGGCCGGGCTGCCGGCTGCGCAGATCGAACGGCTCGCTGCGGCGGACTGCTTTTCGTCGCTCCAGCTTCGCCGGCGTCAGGCGCTGTGGGACGCGAGAACGCTGGTTTCCGCGCCCGAACTGCCGCTATTCGCGGCGGCTCGCGAGCGTGAGGAAGGGGCGGAGCGAGTGATCACCAACCTGCCGGCGATGCCATTGTCGGAAGAAGTCGTCGCCGATTACCAGACCCATCGGCTGAGCCTGAAGGCCCACCCGCTCAGCTTCCTCCGCGCCTCCCTGGCCGAACGCGACTTCGTGCCGGCAGCCGAACTTCGCACCCGCAAGTTCCGCTCGGCCGTCCAGGTCGCCGGTGTGGTGCTGATCCGCCAGCGCCCGGGCAGCGCCAAGGGGGTCTGCTTCATCACGCTCGAGGACGAGACGGGCATCGTCAACCTGGTGATCTGGCCCGACGCGATGGAAAAATATCGCAAGGTAATCATGGGATCGCGGCTGATGGAGGTGCGCGGGCGGGTCGAGTACGACGACGAGGTGATCCACGTGATCGCCGCACACCTGGTCGATGCGACATCCTCGCTCCTGGCGCTGTCCGACGACTTGTTGACAACCACCATCGCCCGCGCCGACCACTGCAACAACCCGCTGCCATCGAAGTTCGCGCCGACGCCCAATCTCCCCGGCGAACGGTGGACCCCGCCCGCACCCGGCAATCGCGACTGCGGGTTCCAGCACGGCCACCCGCGCGACGTAAGGGTGATCCCCAAAATGCTCCCGCCCTCGCGCGATTTCCACTGA
- a CDS encoding UdgX family uracil-DNA binding protein (This protein belongs to the uracil DNA glycosylase superfamily, members of which act in excision repair of DNA. However, it belongs more specifically to UdgX branch, whose founding member was found to bind uracil in DNA (where it does not belong), without cleaving it, appears to promote DNA repair by a pathway involving RecA, rather than base excision.) encodes MTALLCGMHAPDALGVTLTASDDFAEWRDHARCLIQADVPPDRIAWSEPGGTSGSLFARSDRQVPGPLADAPQPRAARAFVQLAQSAILHSDPERFALLYRLLWRLQRKPKLMEDAADRDVRRIDELARTVRRDIHKMRAFVRFRVVDEPDGGEHYVAWFEPEHHILRANARFFVNRFTNMAWSILTPAGSLHWNGQILSEGPPAQRGDAPASDAAEDLWRTYYASIFNPARLKVGAMLKEMPRKYWKNMPEAALIPQLIAGAQAREATMVDAGSDLFLGEERPTSLAAIGEAIRVCRRCEIGCNGTDAVMGEGPREAALMIVGEQPGDVEEQQGRPFVGPAGRLLRAHLEDAGIDDKTAYVTNVVKHFKFVSKVMRGGGKRRLHQSPTAKEIDICRWWVDAERAIVKPRLVLALGASAARGMLGKTVSVQKERSRPHKLEDGTELWITTHPSYLLRLQDDARASEEQRFAEDLRAVAARLAEFA; translated from the coding sequence ATGACCGCGCTGCTTTGCGGCATGCACGCACCCGACGCGCTTGGGGTTACGCTGACCGCATCCGACGACTTCGCCGAGTGGCGCGATCATGCGCGATGCCTGATCCAGGCCGATGTCCCGCCCGATCGCATCGCCTGGAGCGAGCCGGGCGGGACCTCGGGCAGCCTGTTCGCGCGCTCCGACCGGCAAGTGCCTGGCCCACTCGCCGATGCGCCCCAACCCCGTGCCGCGCGTGCGTTTGTTCAACTTGCCCAAAGCGCGATCCTGCATTCCGACCCCGAGCGGTTCGCGCTGCTCTATCGCCTGCTGTGGCGGCTCCAGCGCAAGCCGAAGCTGATGGAAGACGCCGCCGACCGCGACGTGCGCCGGATCGACGAACTCGCCCGCACCGTGCGCCGCGACATTCACAAGATGCGCGCGTTCGTGCGCTTCCGGGTGGTCGATGAGCCCGATGGGGGCGAGCACTACGTCGCCTGGTTCGAACCCGAGCATCACATCCTGCGCGCCAATGCGCGGTTCTTCGTCAACCGTTTCACCAACATGGCGTGGTCGATCCTGACCCCGGCGGGCTCGCTCCACTGGAATGGGCAAATCCTGTCCGAAGGCCCGCCCGCCCAGCGCGGCGACGCCCCTGCGAGCGACGCGGCGGAGGATCTATGGCGCACCTATTATGCGTCGATCTTCAATCCCGCGCGTTTGAAGGTGGGGGCGATGCTCAAGGAGATGCCCCGCAAGTACTGGAAGAACATGCCCGAGGCGGCGCTGATCCCACAGTTGATCGCCGGGGCGCAGGCGCGCGAGGCGACGATGGTGGATGCGGGAAGCGATCTGTTCTTGGGCGAGGAACGGCCGACGAGCCTGGCGGCGATCGGCGAGGCGATCCGGGTCTGTCGCCGCTGCGAGATCGGCTGCAACGGCACCGATGCGGTGATGGGCGAGGGGCCGCGCGAGGCTGCGCTGATGATCGTCGGCGAACAGCCCGGCGATGTCGAGGAACAGCAGGGGCGGCCGTTCGTCGGCCCCGCCGGGCGGCTTCTGCGCGCGCATCTGGAGGACGCCGGGATCGACGACAAGACCGCTTACGTGACCAACGTGGTCAAGCACTTCAAGTTCGTGTCCAAAGTCATGAGAGGGGGCGGCAAGCGCCGCCTTCACCAGTCGCCCACCGCCAAGGAGATCGACATCTGCCGCTGGTGGGTCGATGCCGAGCGCGCAATCGTCAAACCGCGGCTGGTCCTCGCGCTCGGCGCCAGCGCGGCGCGGGGGATGCTGGGCAAGACCGTCAGCGTTCAGAAGGAACGCAGCCGCCCGCACAAGCTGGAGGACGGCACCGAGCTGTGGATCACCACCCACCCCTCATACCTGCTCCGCCTGCAGGACGATGCCCGCGCCAGCGAGGAACAACGCTTTGCCGAAGATTTACGTGCGGTTGCGGCGCGCCTGGCGGAATTCGCCTAG
- a CDS encoding putative DNA modification/repair radical SAM protein: MAQPSLLERLGILADAAKYDASCASSGTAKRTSKGGKGIGSTEGMGICHAYAPDGRCISLLKILLTNHCIFDCHYCINRKSSNVRRARFTPQEVVDLTLSFYRRNYIEGLFLSSGIVKSSNHTMEQLVEVARILREEHDFRGYIHLKTIPEADPGLLAQAGLYADRVSINVELPTDAGLTRLAPDKSARQIEGAMAGLKGEIVEAKDARKRFKSAPRFAPAGQSTQMIVGADAATDADIVGKASTLYGDFALRRVYYSAFSPIPDASAVLPLKRPPLIREHRLYQSDWLMRFYGYAPGEVQQAADADGMLPLDIDPKLAWALKFRERFPVDVNRAPREALLRVPGLGVRAVGAILASRRHRTLRLEDVARLTVSIAKLRPFLIAADWRPVSLTDRADLRALVAPRKQSQLELFAA, encoded by the coding sequence ATGGCTCAACCCTCGCTCCTCGAACGTCTCGGAATCCTTGCCGACGCGGCCAAGTACGACGCTTCGTGCGCCTCGTCAGGCACGGCCAAGCGGACCAGCAAGGGCGGGAAGGGTATCGGCTCGACCGAGGGGATGGGCATCTGCCACGCCTATGCCCCCGATGGCCGCTGCATTTCGCTGCTCAAGATCCTGCTGACCAACCACTGCATCTTCGACTGCCACTATTGCATCAACCGCAAGAGCTCGAACGTGCGGCGGGCGCGGTTCACCCCGCAGGAAGTGGTCGACCTGACGCTCAGCTTCTATCGGCGAAATTACATCGAAGGGCTGTTCCTTTCCTCGGGGATCGTGAAGTCGTCGAACCACACGATGGAGCAACTGGTCGAGGTCGCGCGGATCCTGCGCGAGGAGCACGACTTTCGCGGCTATATCCACCTCAAGACGATCCCCGAGGCCGATCCCGGATTGCTCGCCCAGGCGGGCCTTTATGCCGACCGCGTCTCCATCAACGTCGAACTGCCGACCGACGCCGGGCTGACCCGGCTCGCCCCCGACAAGTCGGCGCGCCAGATCGAAGGCGCGATGGCGGGGCTCAAGGGTGAGATCGTCGAGGCCAAGGATGCGCGCAAGCGGTTCAAGTCGGCGCCGCGCTTCGCCCCCGCGGGGCAATCGACCCAGATGATCGTCGGCGCGGATGCCGCCACGGATGCGGACATCGTCGGCAAGGCGAGCACGCTCTACGGCGATTTCGCATTGCGCCGGGTCTATTATTCGGCGTTCAGCCCGATCCCCGATGCCAGCGCGGTGCTGCCGCTCAAGCGCCCCCCGCTGATCCGCGAGCACCGGCTCTACCAGTCGGACTGGCTGATGCGGTTCTACGGCTATGCCCCAGGGGAGGTCCAGCAGGCTGCGGACGCCGACGGGATGCTGCCGCTCGACATCGATCCCAAGTTGGCGTGGGCGCTGAAATTCCGCGAGCGGTTTCCGGTCGACGTCAACCGTGCCCCGCGCGAGGCGCTGCTGCGGGTGCCGGGGCTGGGGGTGAGGGCGGTCGGCGCGATCCTCGCTTCGCGGCGGCATCGCACCTTGCGGCTTGAAGATGTCGCCCGCCTGACCGTCTCGATCGCAAAGCTGCGGCCGTTTCTCATTGCCGCGGATTGGCGCCCGGTTTCGCTCACCGACCGCGCCGATTTGCGCGCGCTGGTCGCGCCGCGCAAGCAATCCCAACTCGAACTGTTCGCGGCATGA
- a CDS encoding alpha/beta fold hydrolase, with product MHIIEARDGTHLWSKCWGEGRPVVLIHGWPLSADSWDPITNALADAGYKAIAYDRRGFGRSMQPSGGYDYDTFADDLAAVLAHYDATDDVALVGFSMGGGEIARYLSRHQGKGVSRVALISSVVPYMLRTDDNPDGVPQSTFDQMTDAMLKDRAAFFTDFFDDFFGVGWVSSPVSEEMLDVAWFTAMQAGLRPTLAAAKAFATTDFRPDLASFKVPTLIIHGTADKTVPIEATARAVARAVPHAQLIEYEGEAHGVFATQTDRLTDDLLAFLDNDGERSAFAGLEGETPEARQDIIDEVSRQSLVTPLV from the coding sequence ATGCACATCATCGAAGCCCGCGACGGCACGCACCTCTGGTCGAAATGTTGGGGCGAAGGGCGCCCGGTCGTGCTGATCCACGGCTGGCCGCTTTCGGCCGACAGCTGGGATCCGATCACCAACGCGCTGGCCGACGCCGGCTACAAGGCGATTGCCTATGACCGGCGTGGCTTCGGTCGCTCGATGCAACCCTCGGGCGGATATGACTACGATACGTTCGCCGACGATCTGGCGGCGGTGCTGGCGCATTACGATGCGACCGACGATGTCGCGCTGGTAGGCTTCTCGATGGGCGGCGGTGAGATCGCGCGCTATCTTTCGCGGCACCAGGGCAAAGGTGTCAGCAGGGTCGCGCTGATCAGTTCGGTGGTGCCCTACATGCTCCGGACCGACGACAATCCCGATGGCGTCCCGCAATCGACCTTCGATCAGATGACCGACGCCATGTTGAAGGACCGGGCGGCGTTTTTCACCGATTTCTTCGACGACTTCTTCGGGGTCGGCTGGGTTTCCAGCCCGGTCAGCGAAGAGATGCTGGACGTAGCGTGGTTCACCGCGATGCAGGCGGGCTTGCGGCCCACGCTTGCTGCGGCGAAAGCCTTCGCCACCACCGATTTCCGCCCCGATCTCGCGTCGTTCAAGGTTCCGACCCTGATCATCCACGGGACCGCCGACAAGACCGTCCCGATCGAGGCCACCGCGCGCGCGGTGGCCAGAGCGGTGCCGCATGCGCAACTGATCGAATACGAGGGCGAGGCGCATGGGGTGTTCGCCACGCAGACCGATCGGTTGACCGACGATCTCCTGGCGTTCCTCGACAACGATGGCGAGCGCAGCGCGTTCGCGGGGCTGGAGGGTGAAACGCCCGAAGCTCGTCAGGACATCATCGACGAAGTCTCGCGACAGAGCCTGGTGACGCCGCTGGTGTGA
- a CDS encoding DUF6504 family protein, with amino-acid sequence MTHVLPPNSPPRRILAIWCARLAIDRWRLAEGCAEGQGADAQPLALVADTAHGPRIEAVNRAGLEAGAQPGMRLADARAVCSQIGVRPSDPAGDLAFLENLAVWAQRWGPHSALDPPDGLVVDVTGAAHLFGGEEALLNDAARALARRGLTARIAIAPTAGAAWALAHHGPAQAILGPQDDAARCLGGLPVAALRLDDDVLLLLRRLGLKRLGDLSGIARPALARRFRNRRSAAANPLIRLDQLLGLLPEPLLPVIEHHPPLVQRRLLEPIRHRELLDQVVGDLAEDLARVLEGLAQGARRLELGLWKVDGDVVIRRLEMAAASRDPAHICRLLAARLDDIDAGFGIELVRLRAPWTQPLALLQQDFEAAAQDHRTSLAVCIDRIAVRLGEDAVRRPVAYPSHIPERAQRWRPPLEQPLPSQGELAFHNRPLKLLDRAEPIAVLYATPDGLPRRFRWRGAVHEIERAEGPERIAPEWWREKSGARLRDYYRIEDGEGRRYWVYREGLAGDGRGGAPQWFLHGLCA; translated from the coding sequence ATGACGCATGTCTTGCCGCCGAACTCACCGCCGCGCCGCATCCTGGCGATCTGGTGTGCGCGGCTGGCGATCGATCGCTGGCGGCTCGCTGAGGGCTGCGCGGAAGGGCAGGGCGCCGACGCCCAGCCGCTCGCGCTCGTCGCCGATACCGCGCACGGGCCGCGGATCGAGGCCGTCAATCGCGCCGGGCTTGAGGCGGGCGCGCAGCCCGGCATGCGTCTCGCCGATGCCCGCGCCGTGTGTTCCCAAATCGGCGTGCGGCCGTCCGATCCGGCAGGCGATCTCGCCTTCCTCGAAAACCTGGCGGTGTGGGCGCAGCGCTGGGGACCGCACAGCGCGCTCGATCCGCCCGACGGGCTGGTGGTCGACGTTACCGGCGCCGCGCACCTGTTCGGGGGCGAGGAGGCGCTGCTCAACGACGCGGCGCGGGCGCTGGCGCGGCGGGGCCTGACCGCGCGGATCGCCATCGCGCCGACCGCGGGAGCGGCCTGGGCGTTGGCGCACCACGGTCCGGCGCAGGCGATCCTGGGGCCGCAAGACGACGCGGCGCGATGCCTGGGCGGCCTGCCCGTCGCGGCGCTGCGGCTCGACGACGACGTTCTGCTTCTTCTGCGCCGGCTAGGGCTGAAGCGGCTGGGCGACTTGTCGGGAATTGCTCGCCCCGCGCTCGCCCGGCGCTTTCGCAACCGGCGGTCGGCGGCGGCCAATCCGCTGATCCGGCTCGACCAGTTGCTGGGGCTGCTGCCCGAACCGCTACTGCCGGTGATCGAGCACCACCCCCCGCTCGTCCAGCGCCGCCTGCTCGAACCGATCCGCCATCGCGAGCTGCTAGACCAGGTGGTTGGCGATCTTGCCGAAGACCTCGCGCGGGTGCTCGAAGGGTTGGCGCAGGGTGCGCGGCGGCTCGAACTGGGGCTGTGGAAGGTCGATGGCGACGTCGTGATCCGTCGCCTCGAGATGGCTGCCGCCAGCCGCGATCCCGCGCACATCTGCCGCCTGCTCGCCGCGCGGCTCGACGACATCGATGCCGGGTTCGGGATCGAACTGGTCCGCCTGCGCGCGCCGTGGACGCAGCCGCTGGCGCTGTTGCAGCAGGATTTCGAAGCCGCCGCGCAGGATCACCGCACCAGCCTGGCGGTTTGCATTGATCGGATCGCGGTGCGTCTGGGCGAGGATGCGGTGCGCCGCCCGGTCGCCTATCCCAGCCACATCCCCGAACGCGCCCAGCGCTGGCGTCCGCCGCTGGAACAGCCGCTACCCTCGCAGGGCGAACTGGCGTTCCACAACCGCCCGCTCAAGCTGCTCGACCGGGCCGAGCCGATCGCGGTACTCTATGCCACTCCCGACGGCCTGCCCCGCCGCTTCCGCTGGCGCGGCGCGGTGCACGAGATCGAGCGTGCCGAAGGGCCCGAGCGGATCGCGCCGGAATGGTGGCGTGAGAAATCGGGGGCGCGGCTGCGCGATTACTACCGGATCGAGGACGGCGAAGGCCGGCGCTACTGGGTCTACCGCGAGGGTCTGGCCGGCGACGGACGCGGCGGCGCCCCGCAGTGGTTCCTGCACGGATTGTGTGCCTGA
- a CDS encoding pyridoxamine 5'-phosphate oxidase family protein — protein MKYSAGNAEELKDKFWHELAGSSYVMLQLDGDPAGAAPMTASLDKHADSEIWFFTARDSRWARQGAATACYTSKGHDLFARFTGTLTEETDKARLDKQWSNFVEAWFPGGKTDPNLLFLRMDLGDAEIWSGELGALATAKMALGLNVRDEVAGKHVETAL, from the coding sequence ATGAAATATTCCGCAGGCAACGCCGAAGAGCTCAAGGACAAGTTCTGGCACGAACTGGCCGGTTCATCCTACGTCATGCTCCAGCTCGACGGCGATCCCGCTGGCGCCGCGCCGATGACCGCGAGCCTCGACAAGCATGCCGACAGCGAAATCTGGTTCTTCACCGCCCGCGACAGCCGCTGGGCGCGGCAGGGTGCGGCGACAGCTTGCTACACCAGCAAGGGCCACGACCTCTTCGCGCGCTTCACCGGGACGCTGACCGAGGAAACCGACAAGGCCAGGCTCGACAAGCAGTGGTCGAACTTCGTCGAGGCATGGTTCCCCGGCGGCAAGACCGACCCCAACCTGCTGTTCCTGCGAATGGACCTGGGCGATGCCGAAATCTGGTCGGGAGAACTGGGCGCGCTGGCCACCGCAAAGATGGCGTTGGGCCTTAACGTTCGCGACGAAGTTGCGGGCAAGCACGTCGAGACCGCGCTCTAA
- the panB gene encoding 3-methyl-2-oxobutanoate hydroxymethyltransferase produces MSTTFQLDTATSRANPTPQPMKRLTVPAIKRRKFEGKTEQPLVMLTAYTARQAQLLDTHCDLLLVGDSLGQVIYGLPSSLQVTLDMMCAHGAAVVRGSYHSVVVVDMPFGAYEASPQQAFAAASRIMSETGCAAVKLEGGVAMAETIAFLVARGIPVMAHVGLTPQAVNVLGGYNARGRSQQEHEKIIADGQAVEAAGAFAVVIEGVIEPIAIALTQSLEIPTIGIGASAQCDGQVLVTEDMLGMFDRVPRFVKRYEEIAQVIGKAAEAYAEEVRARTFPGIEQTYQPK; encoded by the coding sequence ATGTCCACGACCTTCCAGCTCGACACCGCGACCAGCCGCGCCAACCCCACGCCGCAGCCGATGAAGCGGTTGACGGTCCCCGCGATCAAACGTCGTAAGTTTGAAGGCAAGACCGAACAGCCGCTGGTCATGCTCACAGCCTATACCGCGCGCCAGGCCCAGCTCCTCGATACGCACTGCGACCTGCTGCTGGTGGGGGATTCGCTCGGCCAGGTGATCTATGGCCTGCCGTCGTCGTTGCAGGTCACCCTCGACATGATGTGCGCGCATGGCGCGGCGGTGGTGCGTGGCAGCTATCACAGCGTCGTCGTCGTCGACATGCCGTTCGGCGCCTACGAGGCGTCGCCCCAGCAGGCATTTGCCGCGGCGAGCCGGATCATGAGCGAAACCGGTTGCGCCGCGGTGAAGCTGGAGGGCGGCGTCGCCATGGCCGAAACCATCGCGTTTCTAGTGGCGCGAGGCATTCCGGTGATGGCTCACGTCGGGCTTACCCCGCAGGCAGTCAACGTGCTGGGTGGCTACAACGCCCGCGGCCGCAGTCAGCAAGAGCACGAAAAGATCATCGCGGATGGCCAGGCAGTCGAGGCTGCCGGGGCATTTGCCGTGGTGATCGAAGGGGTCATCGAACCGATCGCGATCGCGCTTACGCAATCGCTCGAGATCCCGACCATCGGCATCGGTGCTTCGGCTCAGTGCGACGGACAGGTGCTTGTTACCGAAGATATGCTCGGCATGTTCGATCGCGTCCCGCGGTTTGTGAAGCGATATGAGGAAATCGCGCAGGTGATCGGCAAGGCCGCGGAAGCTTATGCCGAAGAGGTGCGCGCGCGGACGTTCCCCGGCATCGAGCAGACCTATCAGCCCAAGTAG